From Temnothorax longispinosus isolate EJ_2023e chromosome 3, Tlon_JGU_v1, whole genome shotgun sequence, one genomic window encodes:
- the Scp1 gene encoding sarcoplasmic calcium-binding protein 1, whose product MAYSWDNRVNFIVKFLYDIDNNGYLDKHDFECMALRMTLIEGKGEFTYTRYQENLHIMLSLWEEIADLADFDKDGVVTIEEFKKAVQSSCVGRSYNDFPQAMKMFIDTHFKILDMNEDGVIGAEEFRYDCVSRIAVDNIDVLDKAYQSLLNDDDRKRGGLTLSRYQELYAQFLGNPDDNCPAIYLFGPIGQES is encoded by the exons ATGGCGTACAGCTGGGATAATCGTGTTAATTTCATAGTGAAATTTCTGTACG ATATTGATAACAACGGATATTTGGATAAGCACGATTTCGAGTGCATGGCACTAAGAATGACGCTGATCGAAGGCAAGGGCGAGTTCACGTACACCCGGTACCAAGAAAATCTTCACATTATGCTCTCTTTGTGGGAGGAAATAGCCGATTTGGCAGATTTTGATAAG GACGGCGTAGTAACGATAGAAGAATTCAAAAAGGCTGTGCAAAGTAGCTGTGTTGGTCGTTCTTATAATGATTTTCCTCAAGCTATGAAGATGTTCATCGATACCCACTTCAAAATACTTGACATGAATG AGGATGGCGTAATTGGTGCCGAAGAATTTCGATATGATTGTGTTTCAAGGATTGCTGTGGATAATATAGACGTCCTTGATAAGGCTTATCAAAGTCTCTTGAAC GACGACGACAGAAAACGCGGTGGATTGACCTTATCACGTTATCAGGAATTATACGCGCAATTTCTCGGTAATCCCGACGACAACTGTCCAGCGATCTACCTCTTTGGGCCAATAGGACAAGAATCATAA